In Malus sylvestris chromosome 16, drMalSylv7.2, whole genome shotgun sequence, the following are encoded in one genomic region:
- the LOC126607246 gene encoding uncharacterized protein LOC126607246, producing MKCGSTMAASKMLMASFTAFRPLTCAASASYPARLAPHPPDLIKWVRREGGFVHEAVKIAQDSSFGLGLVASEEIPKGSELIVLPEHVPLRFGSIESDGGDGVDSVLDDLARLVPEELWAMKLGLKLLQERAKTGSFWWPYISSLPETFNIPIFFPGEDIKNLQYAPLLYQVNKRCRFLLDFEKEVKHALENLKPNDHPFGGQSVDASSLGWAMSAVSSRAFRLYGKKLRGGNYDIPMMLPLIDMCNHSFNPNAAIVQDQDNRNMKMLVKVVAETEIKENDGLALNYGCLNNDLFLLDYGFVIPSNPYDSIELKYDGALLDAASMAAGVSSPNFNAPSPWQKEILCQLKLDGEAPLLKVCLGGSELVEGRLLAALRVVLADDIETVQKQDLNKLKSMSAEAPLGIANELAVFRTVIALCVIALGHFPTKIMEDESLLSKGVSDSTELAIQFRIQKKSAIIDVMRNLTRRVKLLASKETATAQG from the exons ATGAAGTGTGGCTCGACCATGGCAGCTTCCAAGATGTTAATGGCTTCCTTTACCGCCTTCCGCCCTCTAACTTGCGCTGCCTCTGCCTCCTATCCTGCGCGCCTGGCTCCACACCCGCCGGACCTGATCAAGTGGGTCCGTCGGGAAGGAGGGTTCGTGCACGAGGCCGTGAAGATAGCTCAAGATAGTTCATTTGGTCTTGGATTGGTGGCTTCTGAGGAAATCCCAAAGGGTTCCGAACTAATTGTTCTTCCGGAGCACGTACCGTTGAGATTTGGCTCAATTGAATCGGACGGCGGAGATGGGGTCGACTCTGTTCTCGACGATTTGGCTCGCCTAGTTCCTG AGGAACTATGGGCAATGAAATTGGGTTTGAAGCTTCTGCAAGAAAGAGCTAAAACTGGATCCTTCTGGTGGCCATACATCAGCAGCCTTCCTGAAACGTTCAATATACCCATCTTCTTCCCTGGCGAGGACATAAAGAATTTGCAGTATGCTCCACTTCTTTACCAG GTGAACAAGAGATGCAGATTTCTTCTTGATTTTGAAAAAGAAGTCAAACATGCTCTGGAAAATCTGAAACCAAACGATCACCCTTTTGGTGGCCAATCTGTAGATGcatcctcccttggatgggcaaTGTCAGCAGTTTCGTCTCGGGCATTCCGTTTATATGGTAAAAAGCTTCGAGGTGGGAACTATGATATCCCGATGAtgcttcctctcattgatatgTGCAACCATAGTTTCAACCCAAATGCCGCAATAGTTCAGGACCAAGATAACAGGAACATGAAGATGCTAGTAaag GTTGTAGCAGAAACAGAGATCAAGGAGAACGATGGTTTAGCACTCAACTATGGATGTTTAAACAATGATCTTTTCCTTTTGGATTATGGATTTGTGATACCTTCAAACCCCTATGACTCTATTGAGCTCAAATATGATGGAGCACTTCTGGATGCTGCAAGTATGGCTGCCGGAGTATCGTCGCCCAACTTCAATGCACCATCTCCATGGCAGAAAGAAATTTTATGCCAGCTAAAGTTAGATGGGGAAGCTCCGCTTCTTAAG GTATGCTTAGGGGGCTCGGAACTGGTTGAGGGGCGCTTGTTGGCAGCCTTAAGAGTTGTTCTTGCTGATGACATAGAAACAGTTCAGAAGCAAGatttaaataaacttaaatctATGTCAGCCGAAGCTCCCCTTGGTATTGCAAATGAATTAGCTGTTTTTCGCACCGTTATTGCGTTATGTGTGATTGCACTGGGACATTTCCCAACCAAAATCATGGAAGATGAATCCCTGTTGAGTAAAGGTGTTTCAGATTCTACTGAGCTGGCTATCCAGTTCAGAATTCAGAAAAAATCGGCGATCATAGACGTGATGAGAAATCTCACAAGGAGGGTGAAGTTACTTGCATCGAAAGAAACTGCCACTGCTCAAGGCTGA
- the LOC126607257 gene encoding uncharacterized protein LOC126607257, giving the protein MENKNITTKTTGENNDDNGSMDEEGTYSYMAVPIHSQVMKIKQEFEKIKHPSLQQPAEARLRRVIMREITRQRSRSPLGLAT; this is encoded by the coding sequence ATGGAGAACAAGAACATCACCACCAAGACGACGGGCGAAAACAACGACGACAACGGGAGCATGGACGAAGAGGGGACCTACAGCTACATGGCTGTCCCAATTCACAGCCAAGTGATGAAGATCAAGCAGGAGTTTGAGAAGATCAAGCACCCGTCTCTGCAGCAGCCTGCAGAGGCGAGGCTGAGACGCGTGATTATGCGGGAGATTACCCGGCAGCGCTCGCGTTCGCCGCTGGGGCTGGCCACATAG